From a single Candidatus Tumulicola sp. genomic region:
- a CDS encoding acetyl ornithine aminotransferase family protein, producing the protein MKNYPHIVTPPPGPKAKALIARDSRVASTSLIKEYPLAIERGAGAMIEDVDGNRYLDFMAGIAVSATGYAHPKVVAAIEETARKFMHICATDFYYPQYTELAERLAALAPGKEPKRVFLTNSGTEAVEGAIKLARQRTGRYNVIAFEGAFHGRSMGALSLNASKLRHRHHFGPFMPGVYHLPYANPYRCSIGLPTTQCDEACECWSRLADSLFHHRLAPDEVAAVIVEPILGEGGYVMPPRDFLHYWRNFCDQHGALLIFDEVQSGVGRTGSMWAADLFEVVPDVILAAKGLGSGMPIGAIVAKESAMTWERGSHGSTFGGNPVSCAAALATLDLVEQGLMANASRMGALLLAGLRKLQAAHEFIGDVRGAGLMIGVEFVRDRTTKEHYHGIVPQIEEAAFKRGLLLLGCGQSTIRIAPPLLIDEEDVNTGLRIFEEALTSLRVPA; encoded by the coding sequence ATGAAGAATTATCCGCATATCGTCACGCCGCCGCCAGGGCCTAAGGCGAAGGCGCTCATCGCGCGCGATTCGCGCGTCGCATCGACGTCGCTCATCAAGGAGTATCCGCTCGCCATCGAGCGCGGCGCGGGTGCGATGATCGAGGACGTCGACGGCAACCGCTATCTCGACTTCATGGCGGGCATCGCCGTGTCGGCGACGGGCTACGCACACCCCAAAGTCGTCGCCGCCATCGAAGAGACCGCGCGCAAGTTCATGCACATCTGCGCGACGGATTTTTACTATCCGCAGTACACCGAATTGGCCGAGCGCCTCGCCGCGCTCGCGCCCGGCAAAGAGCCAAAGCGCGTCTTCTTGACCAATTCCGGCACGGAAGCGGTCGAGGGCGCGATCAAGCTCGCGCGCCAGCGCACCGGTCGCTACAACGTCATCGCCTTCGAAGGCGCGTTTCACGGTCGCTCCATGGGCGCGTTGTCGCTGAACGCGAGCAAGCTGAGGCACCGGCACCATTTCGGCCCGTTCATGCCGGGCGTGTACCATCTGCCCTACGCGAATCCGTACCGCTGCTCGATCGGACTCCCCACGACGCAGTGCGATGAAGCGTGCGAGTGTTGGTCGCGCCTCGCCGATAGTCTGTTCCATCATCGGCTGGCGCCGGACGAGGTCGCGGCGGTCATCGTCGAGCCGATCCTCGGCGAAGGCGGCTACGTCATGCCGCCGCGCGATTTTCTGCACTACTGGCGCAATTTCTGCGACCAGCACGGCGCGCTGCTGATCTTCGACGAAGTGCAGTCGGGCGTCGGACGCACCGGGTCCATGTGGGCTGCGGATCTGTTCGAAGTCGTCCCCGACGTCATCTTGGCGGCCAAGGGGCTTGGTTCGGGCATGCCGATCGGCGCGATCGTCGCGAAGGAATCCGCGATGACCTGGGAGCGCGGCAGCCACGGCAGCACGTTCGGCGGTAACCCCGTGTCCTGTGCCGCGGCGCTGGCCACGTTGGACCTCGTGGAGCAGGGCCTCATGGCGAACGCATCGCGCATGGGCGCTTTGCTGCTCGCAGGTCTGCGCAAGCTTCAGGCCGCGCACGAATTCATCGGAGACGTGCGCGGCGCCGGACTCATGATCGGCGTCGAGTTCGTCCGCGATCGAACGACCAAAGAGCACTATCATGGCATCGTTCCCCAAATCGAAGAAGCGGCGTTCAAGCGCGGGCTGCTGCTGCTCGGCTGCGGGCAAAGCACGATCCGCATCGCGCCGCCGCTCCTGATCGACGAAGAAGACGTCAACACGGGGCTGCGCATCTTCGAGGAGGCGCTGACGAGCCTGCGCGTTCCCGCTTGA
- a CDS encoding aldehyde dehydrogenase family protein yields the protein MSVRTPAKQPKITYSAIGANMDEVHAEFDAALAKVRDRYLGKRHHPVIAGKEVSGAGRVFEWRSPIDRSVVVGTFESVSPAQIDEAVAAAKAAQHSWAALPWRERVVIMRRAAENIRHHRYELAAIMSIEVGKNRLESLGDAEESADLIDYYADQVEAADGFSRPLGQLAPNEQTHDVLRPYGVFAVIAPFNFPLALSTGMSSAAMLAGNAVVFKPSVMASLTGTELAQIYAASGVPAGTFNLVYGGGEEVGQPLLRHPGVDGIAFTGSHEVGMQMLREVGAGGDFAKPILGELGGKNAAIVTPSADLDMAADGIMRSAFGLQGQKCSACSRAYVDARVADKFLELLVTKSKAIAIGDPTKRDVYLGPLISEEAAKKYDASAAEAKRDGSVLLGGERLTGQPLDKGNYVAPTIAKLPLEHELFQRELFLPFLSIGIVSDFDAALAEANRSHLGLTGGLFSNDEKEIERFYNDMEAGVLYVNRRSGATTGAWPGVQSFCGWKGSGITGKGGCGPYYVAQFMREQSRTRML from the coding sequence ATGAGCGTACGCACGCCGGCTAAGCAGCCGAAGATCACGTACTCCGCCATCGGCGCCAATATGGACGAAGTCCACGCCGAGTTCGACGCTGCGCTTGCAAAAGTGCGCGACCGCTATCTGGGCAAGCGCCACCATCCGGTCATCGCCGGAAAGGAAGTGAGCGGGGCCGGCCGAGTTTTTGAATGGCGCTCACCGATCGATCGCTCGGTTGTGGTCGGCACGTTCGAAAGCGTCTCGCCGGCGCAGATCGACGAAGCCGTCGCCGCGGCGAAGGCCGCGCAGCACAGCTGGGCCGCTCTGCCATGGCGTGAGCGGGTGGTGATCATGCGCCGCGCTGCCGAGAATATCCGGCATCATCGCTACGAGCTGGCGGCGATCATGAGCATCGAGGTGGGCAAGAACCGGCTCGAATCGCTTGGCGACGCTGAGGAGTCCGCCGATCTCATCGACTACTACGCCGACCAGGTCGAAGCGGCGGACGGTTTCTCCCGGCCGCTCGGCCAGTTGGCGCCGAACGAGCAGACCCATGACGTGCTTCGCCCATACGGCGTCTTCGCGGTGATCGCGCCGTTCAATTTTCCGCTCGCGCTTTCCACCGGCATGTCGAGCGCAGCCATGCTGGCCGGCAACGCCGTCGTCTTCAAGCCTTCGGTGATGGCCAGCCTCACCGGCACGGAGTTGGCACAGATATACGCCGCCTCGGGCGTGCCGGCCGGCACCTTCAATCTTGTCTACGGCGGCGGCGAGGAAGTCGGACAGCCGCTGCTGCGCCACCCAGGCGTCGACGGCATCGCGTTCACCGGGTCGCACGAAGTCGGCATGCAGATGTTGCGCGAGGTCGGCGCCGGCGGCGATTTCGCCAAACCCATTCTCGGCGAGCTGGGCGGCAAGAACGCCGCCATCGTCACGCCGAGCGCCGATCTCGACATGGCGGCCGACGGCATCATGCGTTCGGCGTTCGGCTTGCAAGGCCAGAAGTGCAGCGCATGTTCGCGCGCGTACGTCGACGCACGCGTGGCCGACAAGTTCCTCGAACTGCTCGTGACCAAGAGCAAGGCGATCGCGATAGGCGATCCCACCAAACGCGACGTCTATCTCGGCCCGCTCATCAGCGAAGAAGCGGCGAAGAAGTACGACGCCAGCGCCGCGGAAGCCAAGCGCGACGGTTCGGTGCTGCTGGGCGGCGAACGGCTGACCGGCCAGCCGCTCGACAAAGGCAACTACGTCGCGCCGACGATCGCCAAGCTGCCGCTCGAGCACGAGCTGTTCCAGCGCGAGCTCTTCTTACCGTTTCTCTCGATCGGCATCGTGTCCGACTTCGACGCGGCGCTCGCCGAGGCCAACCGCTCGCACCTCGGTCTCACCGGCGGTCTGTTCTCCAACGACGAGAAAGAGATCGAACGCTTCTACAACGACATGGAGGCGGGCGTGCTCTACGTCAATCGGCGCAGCGGCGCCACGACCGGCGCGTGGCCGGGCGTGCAATCGTTTTGCGGTTGGAAGGGGTCGGGCATCACCGGCAAGGGCGGTTGCGGTCCGTACTACGTGGCCCAGTTCATGCGCGAGCAATCCCGCACCAGAATGCTCTAA
- a CDS encoding aminotransferase class III-fold pyridoxal phosphate-dependent enzyme — translation MSNVFYRKLGHALPKIVRAKGVYLYDEHGKRYLDACGGAMVTSIGHGVEQIAEAMATQAKKVAYVNGTAFTNEPVEALAAALAAKAPPGVDLAYFLCSGSEAVEASLKLARQYHVERGDSARTHIIARTPGYHGNTLLALSASARPHYKAVYAPWLLDVAMIDAPYPYRAGPLGEAAPAMTGEALEQAIQRIGAERVAAFIAEPIGGSSTGASVPPPGHYARIREICDRYGVLFIADEVLTGAGRTGKFFALEHFKDRMGQPIAPDIITLGKGLNGGYAPLSALIAKRTIVQTLERGKFGGLVHAQTYSHHPVAAAAALAVLGYIEQHQLVERAASTGLALLKAIRSGLSGPGASSIVGDVRGIGMLAAVELVADVKTKRPFPRSAKLAETLVATAREQGLVLWPNVGHADGVNGDLVLIAPPLTISNEETGELVGLLGAAVEATVAALPRNAREDTHERTHAG, via the coding sequence ATGAGCAACGTCTTCTATCGCAAGCTCGGGCATGCGCTGCCGAAAATCGTGCGCGCCAAAGGCGTGTATTTGTACGACGAGCATGGCAAGCGTTATCTCGACGCATGCGGCGGCGCGATGGTGACGAGCATCGGCCACGGCGTGGAACAGATCGCCGAGGCGATGGCCACCCAAGCGAAAAAGGTCGCTTACGTCAACGGCACCGCCTTCACCAACGAACCCGTTGAAGCGCTCGCAGCCGCGCTTGCCGCCAAGGCGCCGCCCGGCGTCGATCTCGCCTACTTCCTGTGCAGCGGCTCGGAGGCCGTGGAAGCCTCGCTCAAGCTGGCGCGGCAATATCACGTCGAACGCGGCGACAGCGCTCGCACGCATATCATCGCGCGCACGCCCGGATACCACGGCAACACCTTGCTTGCCCTTTCCGCGTCGGCGCGGCCGCACTACAAAGCGGTTTACGCTCCGTGGCTGCTCGATGTCGCGATGATCGACGCACCATATCCGTATCGCGCGGGTCCGCTAGGCGAGGCGGCGCCCGCCATGACCGGCGAGGCGCTCGAGCAAGCGATCCAGCGCATCGGAGCGGAGCGCGTGGCGGCCTTCATCGCCGAACCGATCGGCGGTTCGTCTACCGGAGCTTCGGTGCCGCCGCCGGGTCACTACGCCCGCATTCGCGAGATCTGCGATCGGTACGGCGTGCTTTTCATCGCCGACGAAGTGCTGACCGGCGCCGGGCGTACCGGAAAATTCTTCGCACTCGAACATTTCAAAGACCGGATGGGGCAGCCGATAGCGCCCGACATCATCACGTTGGGCAAGGGGCTCAACGGCGGCTACGCGCCGCTTTCCGCGCTGATCGCCAAGCGTACGATCGTCCAAACGCTCGAGCGCGGCAAATTCGGCGGTCTCGTGCACGCGCAGACGTACTCGCACCACCCGGTGGCCGCAGCCGCTGCGCTCGCAGTGCTGGGTTACATCGAGCAGCATCAGCTTGTGGAGCGCGCGGCGAGCACCGGGCTGGCTCTGCTGAAGGCGATCCGCTCCGGGCTTTCCGGCCCGGGGGCGAGCAGTATCGTCGGCGACGTCCGCGGCATCGGGATGCTAGCCGCGGTCGAGTTGGTCGCGGATGTGAAGACCAAGCGGCCGTTCCCACGCTCAGCCAAACTGGCGGAAACGCTGGTCGCGACGGCGCGCGAGCAAGGGCTCGTCCTGTGGCCCAACGTCGGACACGCGGACGGGGTCAACGGGGACCTGGTGCTCATCGCCCCGCCGCTGACAATATCTAATGAAGAGACAGGCGAGTTGGTCGGATTGTTGGGCGCAGCCGTCGAAGCGACGGTCGCCGCCCTGCCTCGCAATGCCAGAGAGGATACCCATGAGCGTACGCACGCCGGCTAA
- the larE gene encoding ATP-dependent sacrificial sulfur transferase LarE yields the protein MTLLAPVDELRRIVRALSSVVIAYSGGVDSAVLAAVARQELRHRALAVTGRSPSVAEGELEAAIGLAQRIGVAHEIVDTREFDNPAYRANPNDRCFYCKDELFARLCALARDRGFAHVADGFNADDGKAPLDVRPGRRAALALGVRSPLAEAGMVKADVRALARRLDLPVWDKPATPCLSSRVPYGTRIELDDLRRIDLAERYLRARGYDVVRVRHHGATARIEVAKEQLERLRREETRVAGVLAEVGYRNIEIDDRGYRTGSLNEGHNR from the coding sequence ATGACCCTTTTAGCCCCGGTCGATGAATTGCGCCGCATCGTCCGCGCGTTGAGCAGCGTCGTGATCGCCTATTCCGGCGGCGTGGATAGCGCGGTGCTCGCGGCCGTCGCGCGTCAAGAACTCAGGCATCGCGCGCTGGCAGTGACCGGCCGCTCGCCGTCGGTCGCCGAAGGCGAGCTCGAGGCCGCGATCGGCCTGGCGCAGCGCATCGGCGTCGCCCACGAGATCGTCGACACGCGCGAGTTCGACAACCCGGCCTATCGCGCCAATCCGAACGATCGCTGCTTCTATTGCAAGGACGAGCTGTTCGCGCGCCTTTGCGCTCTGGCGCGCGATCGCGGCTTCGCGCACGTCGCCGACGGATTCAACGCGGACGACGGAAAGGCGCCCCTTGATGTGCGACCGGGCCGGCGCGCCGCGCTCGCTCTCGGAGTGCGCAGCCCGTTGGCGGAAGCCGGCATGGTCAAAGCCGACGTCCGCGCGCTTGCACGCCGCTTGGATCTGCCGGTATGGGATAAGCCCGCAACTCCATGCTTGTCCTCGCGCGTGCCGTATGGCACGCGCATCGAGTTGGACGACCTGCGCCGTATCGACCTGGCCGAACGTTACCTGCGCGCGCGCGGCTACGATGTCGTGCGCGTCCGTCATCACGGCGCGACCGCGCGCATCGAGGTGGCCAAAGAACAACTCGAGCGGCTGCGCCGAGAAGAGACGCGCGTCGCCGGCGTGCTTGCCGAAGTGGGCTACCGGAACATCGAGATCGACGATCGCGGCTATCGCACGGGGAGCCTGAACGAGGGTCACAACCGCTGA
- the larC gene encoding nickel pincer cofactor biosynthesis protein LarC, with protein sequence MIAYFDCFAGASGNMILGALVDAGLSLDALERELRKLPVHGWTLRAQPVHQHGLAALYLDFEVPGEDHHAHEPGEHRHEGTAHRRLRDVLEVLHAAHYPEAVERTAASAFARLAEAEARMHRTTTEEVLFHEVGQIDAILDVAGAALGLHMLGIERAYCSPLPCGRGTVHCAHGDMPSPAPATLELLRGVPTYALDIEAELVTPTGAAILTSVADFSLRPPMTIERIGYGSGRSEFPFPNVLRVLIGPQSAEPARDASGPNGVVQMETNIDDMNPQLYEHVMERLFAAGALDVWTQSVQMKKGRPGVVLSTLSESERADAVAAVLLAETTTLGVRRWPAQRVTLPRQTHPVETSLGSVHVKVVESPSGVRARAEYEDCKAISQRTGRPLAEVMRQVDAEVSVWLKTR encoded by the coding sequence ATGATCGCCTATTTCGATTGCTTTGCCGGCGCGAGCGGCAACATGATCCTCGGCGCGCTGGTGGATGCGGGCTTGAGCCTCGACGCGCTCGAGCGCGAGCTGCGCAAGTTGCCGGTGCACGGGTGGACGTTGCGCGCGCAGCCGGTGCACCAGCATGGACTTGCCGCGCTGTATCTCGACTTCGAAGTGCCGGGCGAAGATCATCACGCGCACGAGCCCGGGGAGCACCGGCATGAGGGCACAGCGCACCGCCGGCTTCGCGACGTGCTCGAGGTCCTGCACGCGGCGCACTATCCGGAAGCAGTCGAGCGCACCGCGGCCTCCGCGTTTGCGCGCCTCGCCGAAGCCGAGGCGCGAATGCACCGCACGACGACGGAAGAAGTATTGTTCCACGAAGTCGGCCAGATCGACGCAATCCTCGACGTCGCCGGCGCCGCGCTCGGCCTGCACATGTTGGGCATCGAGCGCGCGTATTGCTCGCCGTTGCCGTGCGGGCGGGGCACCGTTCATTGCGCGCACGGCGACATGCCCTCACCCGCGCCGGCCACGTTGGAACTCCTTCGCGGCGTGCCGACGTACGCGCTCGATATCGAAGCCGAATTGGTGACGCCGACCGGCGCAGCGATTCTGACGAGCGTCGCGGATTTCTCACTGCGTCCGCCGATGACGATCGAACGCATCGGGTACGGCAGCGGGCGCTCGGAGTTTCCCTTCCCCAACGTCCTACGCGTCTTGATCGGGCCGCAGTCGGCCGAACCTGCGCGCGACGCCAGCGGTCCGAACGGCGTCGTGCAGATGGAGACGAACATCGACGACATGAACCCGCAACTCTACGAGCATGTGATGGAGCGGCTGTTCGCCGCGGGCGCGCTCGACGTGTGGACGCAGAGCGTCCAGATGAAGAAGGGCCGCCCGGGCGTGGTCCTCTCGACGCTTTCGGAGAGCGAACGTGCCGACGCGGTCGCCGCGGTGCTGCTGGCGGAGACGACCACGCTCGGCGTGCGCCGCTGGCCCGCGCAGCGCGTGACGCTGCCGCGGCAGACGCATCCGGTCGAGACGTCGCTGGGGAGCGTGCATGTCAAAGTCGTGGAGTCACCCTCGGGCGTCCGCGCGCGCGCCGAATACGAGGACTGCAAGGCGATTTCGCAGCGCACCGGGCGACCCTTGGCCGAAGTCATGCGGCAGGTGGACGCCGAGGTGAGTGTGTGGCTGAAGACCCGATGA
- the larB gene encoding nickel pincer cofactor biosynthesis protein LarB: MRGLIDAIAAGSVSVDEALSYIRDSEATAVEGATLDHLRAERTGFPEVVYCPGKTDQQIASIGVALAQRSGRLLATRAPVSAYHALQELLPDARYDEDARAIVYEREPLPRVGLVCVVSAGTADRPIAAEASLSLEVMGNAVARIEDVGVAGLHRVLGHVGALRTANAIVAIAGMDGALPGVIAGLTDRPVVAVPTSVGYGASFGGLAALLTMLNACAGGVAVVNIDNGFGAACVASRINHLTLR; the protein is encoded by the coding sequence TTGAGAGGCCTTATTGACGCCATCGCTGCCGGGAGCGTCTCGGTGGATGAAGCGCTTTCCTATATCCGCGATAGCGAGGCGACGGCCGTGGAAGGCGCGACGCTCGATCATTTGCGCGCGGAGCGCACCGGGTTTCCAGAAGTGGTGTACTGCCCGGGGAAAACGGACCAGCAGATCGCGTCGATCGGCGTCGCGCTCGCGCAGCGCAGCGGCCGGCTGCTGGCCACGCGCGCGCCCGTTTCCGCATACCACGCATTACAAGAGCTGCTGCCCGACGCGCGTTACGACGAAGACGCCAGAGCCATCGTGTACGAGCGCGAGCCGCTTCCGCGCGTCGGTTTGGTGTGCGTGGTATCGGCCGGCACCGCCGACCGCCCGATAGCCGCCGAGGCCTCGCTTTCACTTGAGGTCATGGGGAATGCGGTCGCGCGGATCGAGGACGTCGGCGTGGCCGGACTGCATCGGGTGCTCGGGCACGTCGGCGCGCTGCGCACGGCGAACGCGATCGTCGCGATCGCCGGCATGGACGGCGCGCTACCAGGCGTCATCGCCGGACTCACCGATCGCCCCGTGGTCGCGGTTCCGACAAGCGTCGGCTACGGCGCTTCCTTCGGCGGCCTTGCGGCGCTGCTCACCATGCTCAACGCGTGCGCCGGCGGCGTGGCGGTCGTCAACATCGACAACGGTTTTGGCGCGGCGTGCGTGGCCTCGCGCATCAACCACCTCACGCTCCGATGA
- a CDS encoding PLP-dependent aminotransferase family protein produces the protein MSLAASDVKLDPQVFRFSKRMAGLKASAIREILKVTELPDVISFAGGLPAPELFPVREFAQACQEVLDQEGAAALQYSITEGFYPLRQWISEYLLRVNNIKCTPEQILIISGSQQGLDLIGKVLLDPGDHVVIENPAYLGAIQAFDAYEAQYLNVATDDDGMRTDDLVRVLRAAKIKPKLLYLVPNFENPTGITLSLERRKQLIAICSEYGVPIFEDDPYGRLRYSGDSLPSLMALAAGRNCIYMSTVSKIIAPGMRVAWLVIPEPSLYEKVVPAKQAADLHTSSFTQRAVYAYARKPGQIEDHIKEMLPVYSRRRDLMLQTLQSSMPDGCSWTHPDGGLFLWARMPESVDTQELLVVAAAKKVAFVPGAPFWVNRDVRNTMRLNFSNASEEHLIEGINRLGGLVKDYLASRR, from the coding sequence ATGTCTCTCGCCGCATCGGATGTCAAGCTGGATCCTCAGGTTTTTCGTTTCTCGAAGCGCATGGCGGGGCTTAAGGCCAGCGCTATTCGCGAGATCCTCAAAGTCACCGAACTCCCTGACGTCATCTCCTTCGCCGGCGGCTTGCCGGCTCCCGAACTCTTCCCCGTGCGCGAGTTCGCCCAAGCCTGCCAAGAAGTGCTCGACCAAGAGGGCGCGGCGGCCTTACAGTACAGCATCACCGAGGGCTTTTACCCGCTGCGCCAATGGATCAGCGAATACTTGCTGCGGGTCAACAACATCAAGTGCACCCCCGAGCAAATCCTCATCATCAGCGGTTCGCAGCAGGGGCTCGATCTCATCGGCAAGGTGCTGCTCGATCCGGGCGATCATGTCGTCATCGAGAATCCGGCCTACCTCGGCGCGATCCAAGCCTTCGACGCTTACGAGGCGCAATATCTCAACGTCGCCACCGACGACGACGGCATGCGCACGGACGACCTCGTGCGCGTGCTGCGCGCCGCGAAGATCAAGCCGAAGCTGCTCTATCTGGTTCCGAATTTCGAGAATCCGACCGGCATCACGCTCTCGCTCGAGCGGCGCAAACAGCTCATCGCGATCTGCTCGGAGTACGGCGTGCCGATCTTCGAGGACGACCCGTACGGCCGCTTGCGCTATTCCGGCGACTCGTTGCCCTCGCTCATGGCGCTGGCGGCAGGCCGCAATTGCATCTATATGAGCACGGTCAGCAAGATCATCGCGCCGGGGATGCGCGTCGCCTGGCTCGTCATCCCGGAGCCGTCGCTGTATGAAAAGGTCGTGCCCGCCAAACAGGCCGCCGACCTGCATACCTCGAGCTTCACGCAGCGCGCCGTCTATGCGTACGCGCGCAAGCCGGGGCAGATCGAAGACCACATCAAGGAGATGTTGCCGGTCTACTCGCGCAGGCGCGACCTGATGCTGCAGACGCTGCAATCCTCCATGCCCGATGGCTGCTCGTGGACGCATCCGGATGGCGGCCTGTTCCTGTGGGCGCGCATGCCCGAGTCCGTGGACACGCAAGAGCTGCTCGTCGTCGCGGCCGCGAAAAAAGTCGCGTTCGTTCCAGGCGCACCGTTCTGGGTCAATCGCGACGTGCGCAACACCATGCGCTTGAATTTCAGCAACGCGTCTGAAGAGCACTTGATCGAGGGCATCAATCGCCTCGGCGGGCTGGTGAAGGACTATCTCGCGAGTCGGCGTTAA
- a CDS encoding SDR family oxidoreductase, with protein MKILVTGGGGYIGAVLCDRLLQAGHHVRVLDRLYWGCEPLAKVLDRIELVQGDVRAFDASVLDGVDGVAHLAGLSNDPTAEYNPEANWEMNATATEALAAACKARGVKRFTFGSSASIYDGLGDGPFDEDSEVSPRGAYSRSKFAAERSLLALAGKDFSPVILRQGTVYGHSPRMRLDLVVNTFIKDALLRGTLFLHGGGWMWRPLVDVSDVAEVHLRCLELEPGEIGGEIFNVVHDNFQIRQLAMLVSGSLSMHQRHVTLEDAPLPAINRNYRCTNRKLEKRIGFTPRVTVLESIERMLSFLPIDDPIELAHPRYYNIKWMTLLEDVTASQRPFSSVWSLDAAALGVDSQTVSSRHTV; from the coding sequence ATGAAAATCTTGGTGACCGGCGGCGGCGGCTACATCGGCGCGGTGCTGTGCGACCGCTTATTGCAGGCCGGCCACCACGTGCGGGTGCTGGATCGCCTCTATTGGGGGTGCGAGCCGCTTGCCAAAGTGCTCGATCGGATCGAGCTGGTCCAAGGCGACGTGCGCGCCTTTGACGCGAGCGTGCTCGACGGCGTCGACGGCGTGGCGCATCTCGCGGGTCTCTCGAATGATCCGACCGCGGAATACAACCCCGAGGCGAACTGGGAGATGAACGCTACCGCGACCGAGGCGCTCGCGGCTGCGTGCAAGGCCCGCGGTGTGAAGCGCTTCACGTTCGGCTCGAGCGCTTCCATCTACGACGGCCTTGGGGACGGTCCGTTCGACGAGGATTCGGAGGTATCGCCGCGTGGCGCGTACTCGCGCTCGAAGTTCGCCGCCGAGCGTTCACTGCTCGCGCTCGCCGGGAAAGACTTCTCTCCCGTCATCTTGCGCCAGGGCACCGTCTACGGTCACAGCCCGCGCATGCGTCTTGACCTGGTGGTCAACACGTTCATCAAAGACGCGCTGCTGCGCGGCACGCTCTTCCTGCACGGCGGCGGTTGGATGTGGCGCCCCTTGGTCGACGTCAGCGACGTCGCCGAAGTGCATCTGCGCTGCTTGGAACTGGAACCGGGTGAGATCGGCGGCGAGATCTTCAACGTGGTGCACGATAACTTTCAGATCCGCCAGCTTGCCATGCTCGTATCGGGCTCGCTCTCGATGCACCAACGTCATGTGACGCTCGAAGATGCGCCGCTGCCGGCGATCAATCGCAACTATCGCTGCACGAATCGCAAGCTCGAAAAGCGCATCGGCTTCACGCCGCGCGTGACCGTGCTCGAATCCATCGAACGCATGCTGAGCTTCTTGCCCATCGACGATCCTATCGAACTCGCGCATCCGCGCTATTACAACATCAAATGGATGACGTTGCTGGAAGACGTGACTGCATCGCAGCGGCCGTTCAGCTCGGTCTGGAGCCTCGACGCCGCAGCGCTTGGGGTCGATTCACAGACCGTGTCGTCCCGGCATACGGTATAA
- a CDS encoding DUF5069 domain-containing protein, giving the protein MSVAAHCPRRWSEAVDGIVWLPRMIDKARMQQQGQLGIYLLGHSPVDASLMKRLNVTTAEFETIVKASADDAAVLAALRQRGFDQARMQRWSERFPRTFRWFIPIWDLDEGYVKPNLMNRAGLLLIRALEWPTSALVRTFRRAP; this is encoded by the coding sequence GTGAGCGTAGCCGCACACTGTCCGCGCCGCTGGAGCGAGGCAGTCGACGGGATCGTGTGGCTGCCGCGCATGATCGACAAAGCTCGGATGCAACAACAAGGACAGCTTGGGATCTACCTGCTCGGCCACTCGCCGGTCGACGCGAGCTTGATGAAGCGCTTGAACGTCACGACGGCCGAGTTCGAGACGATCGTCAAAGCCTCGGCGGACGATGCCGCCGTGCTCGCCGCTCTGCGGCAGCGCGGCTTTGACCAAGCGCGGATGCAGCGCTGGTCGGAGCGATTTCCTCGAACGTTCCGCTGGTTTATCCCGATATGGGACTTAGACGAAGGCTACGTCAAGCCGAACCTCATGAACCGCGCCGGGCTCCTGCTCATCCGCGCGCTCGAATGGCCGACATCCGCCTTGGTCCGGACCTTCAGACGCGCCCCTTAA